A window of Plutella xylostella chromosome 19, ilPluXylo3.1, whole genome shotgun sequence contains these coding sequences:
- the LOC119690607 gene encoding uncharacterized protein LOC119690607, which produces MALSCCSSSAVAALGLLALLLLPGPALFPGSEPAPPPPPPPAAARLLHYCPPLDLALSGTLALCGLLTYLAEWVQRKLMERRIMKLNSYLQSSVEKLRAWDAQQEQLESSVRLAQEAATEYNLLLYLLLRQHRAGDPRAMDHRATDHRATDHRATDHRKEHKLEHLYSRDHRIDA; this is translated from the exons ATGGCTTTGAGTTGTTGTAGCAGCTCGGCCGTGGCGGCGCTGGGTTTActggcgctgctgctgctgccggGGCCCGCGCTGTTCCCGGGCAGcgagcccgcgccgccgccgccgccgccgcccgccgccgcgcgcctgCTGCACTACTGCCCGCCACTGGACCTCGCACTGTCCGGCACGCTGGCGCTCTGCGGCCTGCTCACCTACCTCGCTGAGTGGGTGCAACGTAAACTCATGGAAAGGCGAATAATGAAg TTAAACTCGTACCTGCAGTCTTCCGTGGAGAAGCTGCGCGCGTGGGACGCTCAACAGGAGCAGCTGGAGAGCAGCGTGCGGCTCGCGCAGGAGGCGGCCACGGAGTACAACCTGCTGCTGTACCTGCTGCTGCGCCAGCACCGCGCTGGGGACCCCCGCGCCATGGACCATCGGGCCACGGACCACCGCGCCACGGACCACCGGGCCACGGACCACCGCAAAGAACACAAACTCGAACACCTCTACTCCAGGGATCACCGGATAGACGCGTGA